One genomic segment of Protaetiibacter intestinalis includes these proteins:
- a CDS encoding AsnC family transcriptional regulator has translation MDPSALGRPVLASALLRTDSRGTAVAERLSRTPNICWVRRSSDERTVAIQLSTAGNVELARVVKDAIISDPDVTGFSTAIVLRSWAPHFAFDYEHIAVQSAPDLQWYPGNRSVASLDALDLDLLECLTVDAQMSLTDMSKVIGLSVAGTRHRLIRLMDSQTIHFRTRPDPHRDDVTTIRVEAAVSRDVADLAEELVNMPNVVYVSELTGARQLCVELVCANEPQISEGYARMASVQGIHDTHMLRLKTVDGKST, from the coding sequence GTGGACCCGTCCGCGCTCGGCCGACCGGTCTTGGCGAGCGCACTCCTCCGTACCGACTCGAGGGGGACCGCTGTCGCCGAGCGACTCTCGCGAACTCCGAACATCTGCTGGGTGAGGCGATCCTCAGACGAACGCACCGTCGCCATCCAACTGAGCACTGCCGGCAACGTGGAGCTCGCACGAGTGGTGAAGGACGCGATCATCTCGGACCCTGACGTCACGGGCTTCTCCACGGCGATCGTGCTCCGAAGCTGGGCCCCTCACTTCGCGTTCGATTACGAGCACATCGCAGTTCAGTCCGCGCCTGACCTGCAGTGGTACCCAGGCAATCGATCCGTGGCTTCGCTCGATGCGCTTGATCTCGATCTGCTCGAGTGCCTGACGGTAGACGCCCAGATGTCGCTGACCGACATGAGCAAAGTCATCGGACTCTCGGTGGCAGGAACACGACATCGCTTGATACGGCTGATGGACAGCCAGACCATCCATTTCCGGACGCGGCCCGACCCGCACAGGGACGATGTCACAACCATCCGGGTCGAGGCAGCTGTTTCGCGGGACGTCGCCGATCTAGCTGAGGAACTCGTCAACATGCCGAACGTGGTCTACGTAAGCGAGCTCACCGGCGCGCGACAGCTCTGCGTCGAGTTGGTCTGCGCCAACGAGCCGCAGATCTCCGAAGGCTATGCACGAATGGCCTCCGTCCAAGGCATTCACGACACGCACATGCTCCGACTCAAGACTGTCGATGGCAAGTCGACGTGA
- a CDS encoding DUF302 domain-containing protein has translation MIAFDSRTGSVTVFVERPVVQVVGLIERWVREKGAVVFDVIDHGAAARAAGLELREEVVIVFGNPRVGTVLMEQDPNVALDLPLRVLVYEDRGNSVVTYRDPNQLRQLYDVGASDEVIDQLSALMHELVTELTVGASNGSASVG, from the coding sequence GTGATCGCCTTCGACAGTAGGACCGGCTCGGTAACGGTCTTCGTTGAGAGACCGGTGGTGCAGGTGGTGGGGTTGATCGAGCGCTGGGTGCGCGAGAAAGGCGCCGTGGTCTTCGATGTCATCGATCATGGGGCTGCGGCGAGGGCTGCCGGACTCGAGTTGAGAGAAGAAGTAGTGATCGTGTTCGGGAACCCCCGTGTGGGGACGGTGCTCATGGAGCAGGATCCGAATGTCGCTCTTGATCTTCCATTGCGAGTGCTCGTCTACGAAGACCGGGGGAACTCGGTGGTGACCTACCGCGATCCGAACCAGCTGCGTCAGCTGTATGACGTCGGCGCCTCCGACGAAGTCATCGACCAACTGTCGGCTTTGATGCATGAACTCGTCACGGAACTCACGGTGGGAGCGAGCAATGGGTCAGCCAGCGTCGGATGA
- the poxB gene encoding ubiquinone-dependent pyruvate dehydrogenase yields MANTVADNMVAALKGSGVSRVYGLPGDSLNGFVDALRRDGSIDWVHVRHEEAAAFAAAADAALTGELAVCVGSCGPGNTHLINGLYDAQRTRVPVLVIAAQIPGAEIGGEYFQETHPQTIFAECSVYTELISTPETAPHIFEIAMRAAVERRGVAVVVVPGEVFLSRAERVTLPAPIRAASPLVRPSEVELVEAAQKLNATEKVTILAGAGCQGARDEVLALAARLKAPIVHTFRGKEIFEYDNAYDVGMTGLLGFTSGYKAIADADVVLMLGTDFPYRQFLPSPKTYIQVDLRGEHLGRRAKLSLGLVGTVRDTAAALLPLIVDDRSDSHLDSARTHYARARSGLDSFAVNDRNRSPIHPEYVARVIDETAASDAVFTVDVGSPVVWAARYLTMNGERRIMGSFNHGTMANAVPHAIGAQVAYPGRQIVTLSGDGGLAMLLGELLTLVQMDLPVKVVVFNNSALDFVEVEMKAAGIVNWGTELKNPDFSAVAEAMGIFGRRVTHPDDLRRAMEDAFAHDGPALVEVVTARQELSIPPTITVEQAKGFSLYAIRTILSGAGDELLDLIDTNVARRILR; encoded by the coding sequence ATGGCAAACACCGTCGCGGACAACATGGTCGCCGCATTGAAGGGCTCTGGTGTGAGTCGGGTGTACGGCCTGCCTGGAGACAGCCTCAACGGATTCGTCGACGCGCTTCGACGCGACGGGAGCATCGACTGGGTGCACGTCCGGCACGAAGAGGCGGCGGCCTTCGCGGCTGCAGCGGACGCGGCTCTGACGGGTGAACTGGCGGTCTGCGTCGGGAGTTGTGGTCCCGGCAATACACACCTCATCAATGGCCTCTACGATGCGCAGCGGACACGCGTGCCAGTACTCGTCATCGCGGCCCAGATTCCGGGTGCTGAGATCGGTGGGGAGTATTTCCAGGAGACACACCCCCAAACGATCTTCGCCGAGTGCTCCGTCTACACGGAGCTGATTTCGACTCCGGAGACCGCACCGCACATCTTCGAGATCGCCATGCGCGCGGCAGTCGAGCGGCGGGGCGTCGCGGTCGTCGTGGTGCCGGGTGAAGTGTTCCTCTCGCGAGCAGAACGGGTGACGTTGCCCGCGCCTATCCGCGCCGCGTCCCCGCTGGTGCGTCCCTCCGAAGTGGAACTCGTCGAAGCGGCCCAGAAGCTGAACGCGACCGAGAAGGTGACGATTCTCGCTGGGGCTGGCTGTCAAGGCGCACGAGACGAGGTGTTGGCCCTGGCCGCGCGCCTGAAGGCACCCATCGTGCACACGTTCCGTGGCAAGGAGATTTTCGAGTACGACAACGCGTACGACGTCGGGATGACGGGTTTGCTCGGGTTCACCTCCGGGTACAAGGCGATCGCCGACGCCGATGTGGTTCTCATGCTCGGGACGGACTTCCCGTACCGGCAGTTCCTGCCCTCTCCGAAGACCTATATCCAGGTCGACCTTCGTGGCGAACACCTGGGGCGCCGCGCCAAGTTGAGCCTGGGGCTCGTCGGGACCGTTCGGGATACGGCGGCTGCGTTGCTGCCGCTCATCGTCGATGACCGATCGGACAGCCACCTCGACAGTGCACGCACGCACTACGCGCGCGCGCGGAGCGGGCTGGATTCGTTCGCGGTCAACGATCGCAATCGCTCTCCGATCCACCCCGAGTACGTGGCTCGGGTCATCGACGAGACGGCGGCGAGCGACGCAGTGTTCACGGTGGACGTTGGTTCTCCGGTCGTGTGGGCCGCACGCTATCTCACGATGAACGGCGAGCGAAGGATCATGGGGTCGTTCAATCACGGCACGATGGCGAATGCGGTGCCTCATGCCATCGGAGCGCAAGTCGCGTACCCGGGCAGGCAGATCGTCACTCTTTCTGGGGACGGAGGGCTGGCAATGCTCCTGGGTGAACTGCTGACCCTTGTCCAGATGGACCTCCCCGTGAAAGTCGTGGTGTTCAACAACAGTGCGCTCGATTTTGTCGAGGTCGAGATGAAGGCGGCCGGAATCGTCAACTGGGGGACTGAGCTGAAGAATCCCGACTTCTCGGCGGTTGCGGAAGCGATGGGCATCTTCGGTCGTCGCGTCACCCATCCGGACGACCTCCGTCGGGCGATGGAAGATGCATTCGCTCACGATGGTCCGGCGTTGGTCGAGGTTGTGACCGCCCGGCAGGAGTTGTCCATCCCCCCGACGATCACCGTCGAACAGGCGAAGGGATTCTCGCTCTACGCGATCCGGACCATCCTGTCCGGTGCTGGCGACGAACTTCTGGACCTAATCGACACCAACGTCGCACGGCGGATCCTGCGGTGA